A region of the Canis aureus isolate CA01 chromosome 5, VMU_Caureus_v.1.0, whole genome shotgun sequence genome:
AGGAGCTCGGCACACATCCATCTAGCAGGTTAAATGCAAACCAAAAAGAACAAGCCAgaacaggggaaagaaaaaaagaaaaaagaaaacccaaaccagAAAAATCTGTGTTTACAACTATGTACACAAAAGTCAGGGTTCATCAGGGGTCGGGAGGCTGTTTGCCAGGAAACAGGGTCTGTGTAGATAGAGGGTCGGTGGGGTCGGTGtgtagtttgtgtgtgtgtgtatacacagctTATGTAAATCAATTCTCCACAGAATGGGTGTGTAGAACACCAAGATCACCAAAGTGCAACTTGCCACTGGGTCAAGTTTCCCATGGAGACATTTGAGAGGGGCCGTGGGAAAACTTCTGAGGCCTTGCCAAGAGTGGACGCGTGCCCTTCCGTTTTGGGGGTGACCTCTGCACACCTGTTCTGAGGAAAACGTCTCCAGTCCCTTCAGTACGCATCTGATACATTCAATTAGCAAAAGTGGTTGGCCAAATGTTTTCCCTACCATTCCCTCCTATTTGTGCAAGAACATCTATACATCCATCATGACTGTGGCAAGGGTAGCTACATGAATCAGCCTTAGGAAACGCAGATGCAATATTTCATACTTTTTACAAGCTAGCAAATGTTACataaataaagcctaaaataataagaccctcccctcctttcctccaaTCAATAAATACCTACGGTTACAATTAACTTATTCTAAATCATAAGATGTTACTAAGAGtcttcaagaaggaaaaaaaaagtccttgagaAGCATTGGGTGCATGCCAATCACAGCTACCTGCCTCCTTGCCTCCTTCCTAGAGGTGGTTCTGTTCCTACAGAACAAACTGGAAATGCTACACATGGTCTGCCTTCCGCAATTCCAGGTTCACCTGGGGTAGCTTTATAGACCCAGGCCACTTCCTCTCACAGGGGTGGGGCGACACACAAAATATCACAGGAAGCAAAAACCCCTGCGCAATGGCTGGGGAGGAAGGACCAGACACAATACAGCTTTTGCATGCAACAAGTACCTACCCACTGGACGTGCTGCACTTTGAGTCCTTTAGCACCTTGAGAGAGAGTTGCTACGTCTTTGGGGGCTGTTGGGAGGGGTGGTGTGGCCACGCAcagaagcagggctcaatcccaaaaagCCCCTGGAGAATCTCCCACCTCCCttgctcttcttcctcccccGCCAGGGCTTCCTAACACTaaaatagactcttttttttatcatctgtCTATTTACATTAAAGATACAGACACATCACTGTACACAAAAGGCTATGACAGCAAGCAGCAGAATCAGAAGAGAAGGAACCCACACCCAGCTTGGCTCTACCGTCGCTCTGCCAGTGGGAGGTGTTGCCTCTCTTCTTTGCTGTTAAAATCCTCTTCTTGGTGGGAAGGGGGACTGTGTTCCTTGAGGTTGTTTGCCCCCCAGATTTTGAAATCAGCCCTTCCTGGGGGTGGCCCAAAAGGAAGCAAATGTTTcgttattgtttcttttaaaacacCGTTATAGCATCTGGTTTAATTGTTCTATAAAAACATAATGACTGGATCCAGAGACCACAGCCTCAGACTCATTGGCAAAAGATATTTGGTCTCGCATGTGCCGTCCCAGTCTTCTCTACCCACAAAATTTCTGGAAAGGATCTGGGTAAAGAGAACTTGGGACACATAGTGGCAGGTGAGTCTGTGACTCGGTAAGAACCGAAGGACGGTGTTATGAGCTGAACACCCCCAAGAGTTAGTGATGAAGTTGGAAGGGAGAAATGCACTGTGTAGTGGCTCCTAAATCCATTTGCGGCTTCAGGGAGGCGGAGTGGGGAAGGAGGCCTAGACACACTGGCCGGCCTCTGCTcttggcaggggggtgggggagtgtccCAAGTATATACAACAGGGATTGCCATGGTCTTCGCCTTCCCCAAGCTATTGGGGCaacctggggggctgggggaggaggaaaagtATACACGTCAGGGTTTCAAGGGTCTTCTTCAAAAAAGGTCCCTTGGTCACTCAGTTAGTGATTCTTCCCAGGCAGCCAAAGAGAATGGAAGatagggagagagggggaaggagggactGGGAAGGCATTCAAGCAGCTGCAACTTCCGGATATGTGTCCACATCTGTGTTCCgtcttctgaaaaagaaaaatcccctccctccccccgctaACCACTCCACGCCCCTGCCACTGTCTGTCTGCCATaaagttccaggaccctgaaaaaacaaaaaaacaaaacccaaagtgcTTCTTCATCCTCTTGGGGAAGAGTGGGTGGGCAGTGGTGGTCTCCGTATCTTCAGAAGCTGAGGGTGGGAGTGGGCAGACCAGCAAGCAGCCCCAGGACACTGAAACCTCTGGCCTCGCCTGGCCCTGGTCTTCTCAGGTGTCAGAGGGAACCAGGTTTTCAGGGGGAGCGCGGGGGCTTCAGCCCACAGCGTCAGAAGGGCTTGTCGGGTCTGCCGGCCGTGGCATCCCCAGCAGCTGCCTTGCAGATGACGCTGTTCGTGTGCTTGCAGCGGCAGCCGGGGCGGCGCAGGCGGTCGTAGCCACGCTGGGCCAGCTTCACGCAGCCGGTGGCAGGCAGGTAGCAGAGCAGGCACGGCAGCACCAGGGAGAGGGCGCCCATGAAGGACCAGCGGGCGCAGCAGTTTGAgcgggagcaggagcaggggtggtCCGCGCAGGAACCCTCATCGTCCTCGTTGGTACAGTGGTAGAAGACGCCTTGCACCAGGCACATGCAGGTGCCGTAGTTGACCAGGGTCTGGGCTGAGCACAGGCATTCCTGGTTGCAGACCCAGCAGGAGGGCAGTGTCCGGGGGGATGCGCACTCCTTGCACTTACACTTCCCACAGGCCTCACACAGCAAGAAGTGCTTGTCCAGCTCAGGTGGCGCCGTCGGGCCCTTGAGGTCCAGTGGCTTGCAGTGGACCACCTTGGGCTGGATGCGCACAGCCCTTGGGGAGGCCTGATCGGCCACAGGTGGTGGTGCCATGTGGTCCAAGAGCCGCTGGTCGGAGgatgtgctgctgctgctgctcacagAGCTGGGGCGCCCGCTGAAGGAGATCCAGTGGTGGGTGATGTCCTGGTCGCAGCGGGCAGGCGTCGGGGCCAACTCTAGGGCTCCACCCCGGGTCCTCTTAGGGCCAATGGGGGGCACCAGGCCGGGGTTGTCTATGTAGTCATTCTCCACGTGGCTGGTCTTCATCTGGTCGATGGGGAGGATGGTGAGTGGGTGTTGGAGGCGGCCGTGGGGCATACGGCTGTCAAGTAGGGGCTGGACCATGACTGAGCTGGGAGTCAAGGGGACGCTCTGTGGGATCGGGGGCTCCATGGGGCTGGAGGTCCTGGACTGTGCAGAGGAACAGGCTTCTAGGGGCcctgggggggggaggaggtggggaaaaggaagaaagagtggaTTCCAGGCATCAGTACTTGGCCTGTTAACACGCCCACCCCCCATCAGGTCCTGGGGGGTCCAAATGAAATGAGAACTGGATTCTCTCCATGAACTCTCCAGCATCGAGGCTTAGAtgattaataataacaattaataGAGAGTGGTAGAAATAAGACTTATTTAGCACTTAATGAGCCATGTACTCTGCTAAGCACCATATATATTACGTCATTGACTCTTCACTCTAAAATGTaactactattattatccctCCTCTAGTTACAGAAAAGGAATGTTcaaagtaacttgtccaaaggcACACAAAAGTCAACAGAAATCAGCAGGAGTTCAAGCCTAGCCCGTTAAAACCCATTCTTGTGAGGGCTGTGAAATATACTCTATTTTTAAGATAGATAGCTCAGTGGTTATAAAcacaggctctggaatcagatCCAAGTTTGAATTCTCACTGCTGCCTGGCAGTGTGCCTTAGTTTTGTCATCCTTAAAATgggttcttgtgaggattaaatgagaaaatgctacCCATTACCTAGCATCATGCCTGCCAGTAATCTGTCATTGTTCTAGAGtgcatcagcttttttttttcctgaacaccGAAAGGActgtgtcaggcattgtgctgAGGATGAAGTGACCGTGACAGATCGCCCCTATAAGCTCCCACAGAGTATTTCAGCTTGATAAACAAAAGAGTTTATTTCAGATAGTCACAAGAGAAGGAAGGGCTGTATGTGATGCCTGCACATCCAGGATATTAACTTATTACTACCACTTCTAAGGGCAGCAACCTCCAGTGGCTAATAACCCCTGGCTAGGTGCACTTCTGACAACGTGGATGGGAAATCCTCTCGAGGGGCACTCACATCACCCATTTCCAAGTGCTGAGCTGAACCTTCAGCCTAAATGCTATTTACTAGAATAGCTAAGCCAACTCTGGATCAGTTTCTAATTTCACCGAGAGAGTGCAATTTTAAGTTGGAATCCCGCCAGAGATTCAACTGCAATGCCTGACACGGAACCCCAGGAAGTCACTTAAATCAAAGAGCGGAAACGACTTGGTTCAAATTTAGAAAGTGCACATTGTTTTCTATTAGAAGTGCCATTTCCTCGCCTGCTGACCTTTACATTCGGAATTCGGCTGGAGATCAATTTAAAGAAATAGCAGCAGAGGGCCAAGACCTCTGCCCAAGGGGACACAATTTGGAACCCAAGAGAAAAATTAGACTCTGGGAAGAGTCCACTAGGGGGTGGGGTGTGAGACAGAACAAGGTGTGAACAGAAGGGAAAGATAATGGTCTTAAAATAGGGGAAGGACACCTTGCCCCAGGTGAGTCATCCATACTTATCAATGTCTACACTGAGGAATGAAGAGGCAGGTGGAAAAAGGCGTTTAGGGCAATTCAATTTTATACTCCCTTACTTGGAAACAGTATTTGATCAGAAGTGATAAAATTGTTGGGGAAGGGCTTCTAATGCAAGAAAGCATCAAGTCTTTTCCATAAAGCTCATTGCTCAGTCAACTGTTATTTCCCATATGCATAGGGCAAGTGCTATTGGCTTTGCTCCCATGGCTCTACCTACTTAAAAGATGCTGGGACTTCTATGCAGTTTTTTCCATGTTGGAGAAAGTCTGTTTAATGGCACCACCTGTCTCCTGTCTCCACATTCCCTCCAGGTGAAAGGAGAGCATCTTTTTCAAGTGGGAGACTTCCCTGTGCAGGGTTAGCTTTAAGTGTCTGGCATTTCTACCACCAAGAATGGCCATTTCCCAAGGCATTCTCCTGTGGAGACCTTGTGGTCAGGATCCAGGGCTGGATGGGGGGATATGAAATATTCATCTATGGAGAGGAGTTGTTTCAAGAATCCAGGCAACCATGCACTGGGCATAACTTCAAGGAATGCTACCTTAGCCCATTTATTCTTTGCAGGGACTCCAAAGCTTTGCTTCTAGAAATGGGTTTAGGGTCGACAGACAAGGGTTGGGGGCTCCAGTTCCCTGCCATGGGGACTTTGCCTAGAGGAAAAGGTGTGACTGGGCATAAGAATGCAAAATGCTGATGGAAGCATAGAAGACTCTCTGGCACCTCAGCCAGAATCCCCACCCTGGACAAAGACAACATGATTCTCTTTTCCAGAAGCTTGGGTCATGAATGCTCAGGGTCCTGTCAACAGAACTGTCAGTGGCAGTATTGCCCCACGTAGTTGGGCTTTTGTCTCTTCAGACTAGGATTGGGACCTACCATGCTGTTGGAAAGAgtaaggggaaagaagagaattatCTGCTCCCCAGTTGTATTCCTGGAATTCTTAAAAAACAGCCACATATTTTTTgtagataaaacaaaaaggatgggcagcccggtgactcagcggtttagcgccgcctccagcccagggcgtgatcctggagtcccaggattgagtcccacgtcaggtgccctgcatggagcttgcttctccctttgcctttgtctctgccattctctctctgtcactcatgaataaataaataaaatcttaaaaaaaaaaaaaaaagaaaaagggcatgGGCAATGCTCAAGGATTTTAATATGCCCTAGAATCAGAAGGCACATTAATGGAAAAGTCCCACCAGGATGCCAGGGTGGGTGCAGCAGCTGCAGGCAATAATGGGATGTTGGCCTTAGCAGGTTCCCATCACCCTCCAGAAGTAGGTGTCAACATCTGGGCTTGCAGTTGGGGCCAGACATGGAGGTGGGAACTTGGTCCACGATGACTTAGCTCTCTTGGGACATGCACCCAAGATGGCTCTAGCAGGCATATTCCAAAATGCATCTTCCCTATCATAACCCTGATGTCTGATTCCTTCTGGACACCAGCTCAGCAAAAACCCATGGCTGCCTCAGAGCAGCAGTGCTCAAAACCCTCCTCAAGCCTCATTGCCTTACTTCCCCATTAGCAGGGATTTCTAGAGGAGGGTTGAATTCATTTGGCTAACAAAGAAAAACTACTTCCCGGGCAGCCTGTTTGATAACCCCTCACATAGCTAAATGAAGTctcaaaacaacagcaacaacaacaacaacaaaaaaaccccaaccctcAGTTGGTTTAGAAGATCAATCTCTACTCACTGGGACACACCCAGCTTCCAGTCTTAAGCAGTGCTGATGAACTTAAGTGCAGTTTAATATGTACTCTCTGCTTCCCCTGCAAGGAAGGAAgagatttataatataaataggAGAGGAGGCTTTGCCTCATTTAGGCTTTCTGGAAGACTGATAGCCAATTTGGAAGACTGTggccagagaaacaaagccagcACTCCACTTAGAGAAGCACCTCTATCAAGTTTTAGGTGGCATTATTATGGATTAGCAGGAGGAAAGGAAACTTTTACCTCCACTCCCAACTTCTCATAATAAATAGTAATAGTTGTGGAAGCAGCGAATATTTATGAAACATATCTTCAAATCAGGCGGCCTGTGTTAAGCCCTCagtgattttctcatttaatcctcaccccATCTCACCTTGGAGAATAACACCATTATTatgcaaggaagaaaagaagaacaaagggtCATCCCTGCACGTAAGTGATCAGGACAAGATTCTAACCCAGACAGCAAAGGCTCCAGAGCCTGCAGCCTCAACCTCCCAGCCCTTACAGTACCCCGTGGGTATTCATGTGAAAGCAGGAAAAGCACCAATCACATTCACAGCCATGAACTCTACTAGTCTCCCCAGTCTGCCACCAGCCCTCAGGGAGCCTCTTCAGGCCGTTCGCGCCGCTCTTAACCAAACCAGCAGGGGTTACAGCAGACTGGCTTGGAGGCTGGGGGTTTGAAATCGGTCATCACAGATAGGCCCAGAGCTCAAGTTACCTTTGCttccatttcagttttctttgcCATCCCTTCTGTCACCTCATACACTGCTATGTTACTACGTgtgttcattttcagtttttttttaaagtctcactTGTAGGATCTCACCACAAAGCAGTCTCTAAAAGGAAGCGCTGGAACGGGAGGGAGTTCCCTCCTTCTCCTACAAAGCTGAACGTAAGGGTCCCCAGGGCACATTCTCAGATGGGCTTTCTGTCCGAGGtctgtggggaagggagggaggggcctgAGTACGAGGAAGCCAGAGGACAGCCCCGGAATACTGAATCAGCAGGATATTAAAAAGCCCAGAGCACACAGTCCTGTCTTGGCCGCCTGGCGGGTCTGTGGTGTTCGTACCTGTGGGAGGGGCTTAGCATCTGGATGCAGACCTCACAAGACAGGCTGgctgaaaggaataaagggacGTGTGAAAGGCTCATGCCACCCACCCACCACTTCCCCTTAACTTACCCTGGGAAGAGGAGTTAGGAAATACGTGGAAAACCTGACAATTGTGCTTTCAAAACTATA
Encoded here:
- the SPRY4 gene encoding protein sprouty homolog 4 — encoded protein: MEPPIPQSVPLTPSSVMVQPLLDSRMPHGRLQHPLTILPIDQMKTSHVENDYIDNPGLVPPIGPKRTRGGALELAPTPARCDQDITHHWISFSGRPSSVSSSSSTSSDQRLLDHMAPPPVADQASPRAVRIQPKVVHCKPLDLKGPTAPPELDKHFLLCEACGKCKCKECASPRTLPSCWVCNQECLCSAQTLVNYGTCMCLVQGVFYHCTNEDDEGSCADHPCSCSRSNCCARWSFMGALSLVLPCLLCYLPATGCVKLAQRGYDRLRRPGCRCKHTNSVICKAAAGDATAGRPDKPF